Sequence from the Chthonomonas sp. genome:
CCGCGCCGCCGCGCTTGAGAATCTCTTCGATAAGCACGAGCGACCGCGAGTCGCGGATGTCGTCGGTGTTCGGCTTGAACGCCAGCCCCAGGATCGCAATCGTCTTGCCCTCCAGTGAGCCGAGTCGCTTCTCCACACGGTTGAGGAAGCTGAGCGCCTGCTCGTCGTTGATCTTCACGACCTCGCGCAGGAGCCCAAAGTCGTAGCCCATCCGCTCGGATATCTTGATCAGACCACTGACATCCTTGGGGAAGCAACTGCCTCCCCAGCCCAGTCCCGCACCGAGGAAGTGTGGATTGATCCGCTGATCCATCCCGATCCCCTTTGCGACTTCGCCGACATCCGCTCCGGTCATCTCGCAGAGGCGGCTGACGGCGTTGATGAAACTGATCTTGGTTGCCAGGAAGCAGTTGCTGGCGTACTTGATGAGCTCGGCGCTGTTTCGGTCGGTGATCAGCACGGGCGCACCCAGAGGAGCGTACATATCCGCGAGCTTCTGAGCTGCGGTCGCATTGTTGCCTCCGATGAGCACGCGATCGGGCTGCAAACTGTTCTTGATCGCGGTCCCTTCTTGCAAGAACTCAGGATTGCTGAGGATGAAAACCTGGCCCTCGGGGACTCCAGCTTCGAGCATCAATTGTTGAAGGCGATCGCCGGTGCCGATGGGAACCGTCGACTTGGTCACGACGAGCGTCGGCTTGTCGATGGCGCGCGCCACTTCAAGCGCTGCATTCTCGAACTCCGTCATGTCCGGATAGCCGTCAGCCCCTTCTGGGGTTCCGACGGCAAGGATCACGACTTCCGCGGCGCGGACGGCGGCGGTGAGGTCCGTGGTCGCGGTGAATCGACCGTTGGCCAGACCTTCTCGCAGGAGATCTTCCGTACCTGGCTCGTGGATCGGGCTGCTGCCCCCGCGAATCCGCTCGACTTTCGCGGGATCGCGGTCCACGCACAACACAATGTGTCCAATATGAGCAAGCACGACGCCCGTAGGAAGCCCTACATATCCCGTGCCGACAATCGCAACTTGCATAGAAATTTGAGTTTACCCCTGCCCCATTATCGGCTCTTGGCGGCAGAGATTTAGGTTCGATTAAGGCAAGTGTACTTCGCTGCGATCACCGAGCACCAACTGTATTGCTCGGGGGCGCGAATCGACTCGCGAAGCCCGCACTTCCCGCCCGACCAAACTGCTCTCCAAACGATAGGGCAAGTCCTCAATCACCGCATCCGACAGGACAATCGAGTTTTCGATCTCAGATCGCCGAACCTGCACTCGGGCATCGATTGACGTGAACGGGCCGATGAATGAGTCCTCGATGAAGCACCCGGGGCCGATGATCGCAGGGCCACGCACGGTCGAATTCACGAGCCTCGCCCCCGCGCCGATCCGCACCCTACCTTCGATCCGCGACCGAGCATCGCAGTCGCCTAAATTCTCGTGCACCTGGTCTTCAAGGATCAGTCGATTCGCCTCCAGCATTGCCTCGACTGTGCCGGTGTCCTTCCACCACCCCTCGACGATGTGCGATCGAACCTCTAGTCCCTCGTCGATAAGCCCCTGGATCGCTTCGGTGATCTCGTATTCACCTCGACCCGACGGGCTCAGGCGCGCGATAGCATCGTGGATCCGCCGATCGAAGAGGTACACGCCGACGAGCGCCAAGTTCGAGCGCGGCTCTTTGGGCTTCTCCTCCAGCCGCACGACGCGCCCTTCGCGCATTTCCGCAACCCCAAACTGCTCGGGATTCGGTACTTCTGTCAGCAAGATCGTCGCCGCGGGCCGTCGAGATGTGAATTCCGTTACGAGCGAGTCCACACTTGATTTCATCAAGTTATCCCCTAGATACATAATGAAATCGTCATCTCCCAAGTACGGGCGCGCGGTCGCGACTGCATGGGCCAGCCCCAGTGGATCCGGCTGAGGGATGTAGGTGATTCGGATTCCCCAGCGAGAGCCGTCTCCGCAAACTTGCATGATCTCCGAGGCTGCATCGGCCACGATGATCCCGAAATCCTTCACACCCGCGGCCGCGATCGCTTCGATACCGTACTCAAGAACGGGCTTATTCGCGACAGGCACGAGCTGTTTGGCCATCGAAAACGTCAACGGTCGTAAACGCGTCCCTTTGCCTCCGGCGAGAATGAGAGCTTTCATAATAGTGAATGTCGCGTAGAATCCAGATTCTACTAGATGGTTTCGGTACCATCACGACGAAAGAGATGGGTGAACGTGATCGAATAAATGAACCTGGCGAGACGTCCGGGTTCAAGCGTCTGGTGCGGCGCGTCCTCATGGTGCTTCTGCCCGTCGCCATGGTGCCTGTCTTTCTTCTGAGTTTGATCATTCACTACGTGGTGCCCGACTCGCCCGAGACCCGCCGCCGCGTCTCGCAGCTTCTGAACGTTGTCGCCGTTGCCGGGTTTGCGTGTTGCATCTGGTACTGGCTTTCAGTCCGCCGTGGCTACGGTGTCTCCGCGTTACTGATGTTCTTCAATCTGCAGATCGCGGACGCGTACGCATCGCTCGTCCCGAAACTCCCTGCCAAGCTCGGCACCGCCATCCTGTTCGGGGTCGGCTGGGCGGTCGCGATCACCATGTGGATGCTCCGCTATTCGGTGGAAACGCCCCGTAATATCGTCGCCGTCGGACTCTTCGTCGCGATGGTGGCGGTGTACCTCGTAGCGACGATCGCGCTGCTCATCCCCGAGCACGAGACCGCAAAGTCGCTTGCCCCCGAAGACTAAAGGTCTTCGCCGAGCCCCGGACCGTAGTAGCGACGAACAAACTCGACCTGCTCAGGCTTACTCGTGACCTCTCGCCACCACGGCTGGTGCTCGCGGTACCAGCGCACCGTCATCCGCAGTGTCTCGTCGAACGGGTGCTCCGGCTTCCAACCGAGCGCGTTGAGTTTGTCGCACCGCATCGAGTACCTCGCGTCGTGCGCGCCTTGTCGGGGGTCCGGGATGTGCTTTACGAGCGAATCCTGTTGTCCTGTCTCCTCCAATAAGATGCGGACGATGTCCATGTTTCTGCGCTCATTGGTATCGCCAACGTTGTACGCCTCTCCCGGAAGACCTGCGTCGAGCACCTTCAGGATGCCAGCGCAGTGGTCACGAACGTAGATCCACTCGCGGACCTGTGAGCCGTCGCCGTAGACCGGGACTTTTTTGCCGTCGATCAGTCGCGTAACGAAGAACGGGATGAGCTTCTCCGGGTATTGGAACGGACCATAGGTGTTCCCTCCCCGCGTGATGCTGACCGGCGTACCATAAGCGCGGTGATGCGCGCGGCATTGCAGGTCACCCCCCGCCTTGCTCGCGCTGTAGAGCGTGTTGGGTTCAAGAGGCGAGCTTTCCGTGAACTCGCCAGTGGCGATCGAGCCGTACACCTCGTCGGTGCTCACATGGACCATTTTCGCCAGCTCGAACTTCCTTGTCGCTTCGAGCAGGGTGTAAGTTCCGCCCACGTTTGTGTCCAGAAACTCGGCTGCGCATTCCATCGAGCGGTCGTTATGGCTCTCCGCAGCGAAGTTGACGATGTGGGTAACCCCCTCAGATTCGACGATACGATTCATCGCCGCCGCATCCTGAATCCGAGCCTGATGGAACGTGACTCGGTCGGCAAAGTCGGCCATCGTGGAGCGATTCCCCGAGTAGGTCAGCGCATCCACCACGACGACCAGGACTTCGGGACGATCCTCCAGCACAAGCCGAACGAAGTGCGAACCAATGAACCCAGCCGCCCCTGTGACGAGCAGATTCAAAACTGAAACCTCGAGTCTTCATCGTCTTCGTGCCGAATCTCATCCACGGGCTCTCTGCGCCCTTCGCCAGCATAAAGCTGGTCCGGGAAGTTCAGCACGAAAGCTGGAGCATCGCCTACATTTCGGTATGCGTGCACGACGCCAGGCGGAACCCAAGCGGCCATCGGGTTTGTCGCGCCGACCGCGTGGATCTCGTGCGCTGGCATTTCACCCTCTCGGTTCTCCCATACGTGCAATTCGTACTCACCATCCAAGAAGACGAACAGGTCGGTTTGGTGAACATGCTCGTGCGGACCGCGTGCGACTCCCGGCAACGTGACGCTCAGGTAGCTCATCGCCGGTCGAAATCCTTCGGGCAACTCATCGTCCCGGTACAACTCGGTAAGCCAACCTCGGCTATCCGAGTAACGGCTCAGTGGCTTGAGATGGACTCCCCTTATCGACATCGTCAGCCGAATTTACCTGCCAGAAGCGACCGGCAATACTAGCGGGTTCGCCCAAACGGGCCATAATCTGGAATGAAACTTGCCTTCGTGACGTTGACTTAATCGTGCACCTGCACCCTAACATCGAAACTTTCACGTAGGAAAAAAAGAGATTTATGAGTACGGCAAATCCCGAAACCCTCGACGGGCAGCCAGGACTCCTAGGGATTGATTGGATCAAAGTTCGAAATAGCCCCGCATTTGTACCGGGACTTATCGTGCTCGCCTCCATCATCTTTGGGTTCTTCGCGCTGCTCCAGAAGCTCCCGGACATGTGGTTCGACGACGAGGGCTACTACTCCCACGGCGTTCTAGTTCCGTTCATCGCGGGATACATCGTCTACAAATGGTGGCCGAAGCTTTCCACCATTCCGGTTCGGCCGTTCTACCCGGCGATCGCAATCGTCTTAGGGGCACTGTTCGTATACCAACGCGCATACGTTGCTGGGATCGATCAGTTCATGTCCGCGGCCTTCGTGCTCGCGTTGCTTGGCGGAGCTTGGTTCACCCTCGGGTTCAAATGGACGCTTTACCTGGCCGTCCCGATCCTGTACTTGGCATTCATGCTGCCCGTATGGACCGGTGCGATCGACTCATACACGAACCCGTTGCAGCTCCTCAGTACTAAGATCGCTTACGGAATGCTTGACATCGGCGGTTTCAGGCCGTTCCAAGACTCCCCGACAATCATTTACTTGAACCGCTTCACGCTTGACGTCGGCGTACCCTGTTCGGGGTTCAAGCTGGTGCTTGCGGTTAGCTGCTTCATGATCTTCTTCGTCTGCATCGCGCGGCTCAATATCTGGGCGAACATGATCATGTTCGTCAGCGTGCTGCCGCTATGTCTGTTCATCAACGGCCTGCGCATCGCGCTAATCGGCGTCGTGGGGGACGAATTCGGCCAGGATGCGGGACATAAATTCCACGACTACAGCGGATACCTCACGTTGCTGATCTGCTTCTTCGTGCTCTTCAAATTAGCGAGGATACTAGGATGGAAGGACTAAACACCCGATCAATGTTTCTGGCCTGCGTGATGGCATCTGCTGGCGCGTGGGTCATGTTCTCAAGCAAGGTAGACACCCTCAAGCGTACTGAGGACGAACTCCTGGCCATGGCACCCATGAAGGTCGCCGGAATGGACTATCTGCCGGCAGCCGAGGACGGTCGCTTCTCGTACAAGATGGATGAGATGACCTATCGGGTCCTTGCACCTTTCGGCATCGTTGCCAGACAGTACACCGATGGTGTGAAAGGCTTTGATGCCGTACTCATCGCGAGCCGGTCTAAGGCAAGCTTCCACGACCCACGGGTGTGCTTCTCCGCCCAGGGATTCACCCTGGAAAAGATGATCCCTTCGACTGTCGTGACGAAATCACGCGGCACAGTGCCCATCACGCTCATCACGATGACCTCGGATAAGATGCGCAACCAACTGGCTGCGTTCTTCTATCGCGGTCCGGGCGGAAAGTTCTACGGCAGCACCCAGAAGCTCAAACTCGCACTCCTTTGGGAGCAGTTCAGCTTCGGAAAGGACATTGACGGCGTGTTCTATCGCGTCTTCCCGACCAACGAGACCACAACCGAGGAAGAACTCAAGAAGTTCATCGGCGACTGGCTCGACGCAGCCAACGAAAGCAGCAAGGGCTACTTCTAATCTGAATTGACTCAAAGAGAGATGGGGTCCGCTCAACACGTTGAGCGGACCCCATCTTCGTTTATCTGCGTGATTACCGGCCGCTGACGCCTTCGCTGCCCGTCTTTCCGGCGAAGCTCTCACCCGCATGGGGCATGGAGATGTCTTCCACGGCTGGTCCGAGCGTGTGCTGATCAAACACGACGTCCTCGCCTCCGAGCGGGACCTCTTTGCGGAGCGGGTATCCCACCCAATCGTTGGGCAGCAGGAAACGCTCTCCCTTGATTGGACCGTTCCCTTCAAACTCAACGCCATACAAATCTTGGATCTCGCGCTCGGGGTACTCCGCGCCGAGGAAGATGTCCTTCACCGTCGGTACCGGCTGGCCGTCCTCAACGGTTACCTTCAGGAAAAGTCGCGAGAAGGTCTTCGTTGACATGAAGTTGTGGACAACCTCAAATCGCTTGGCTTCGCCAGCGGGCCAGTCGCGTGCATGCGTCCATGTGGAGTAGTCCACGCCCACGCACTCGCTGTAGTAGTCGAAGTTCATCGCTTGCTTCAGGAACGTGACGACCTTGTGCAGGTCGCCCACCGCGACGCCAATGAACAAGTCGTCCCGTTTCAGGGTTGCGAACCGAATCGCATCGCCGAACTGCTCCTTGAGCTTAGAAACCTCTGCTCGGTCGGTCACCACACTCACTGGGCACCACCTGCCGCCGGAATCACGCGGCTCGAAATCGGCTCGCCCAGCGTATCGGTCGAGTCGTGCATCTCAGCCTTCACCTCGCCAAGCTTAATTGGGTCGAGCGAAGTCGATTCGTCCCAGTCGATCGCATTTTTGCGGAGAACGTAGAAGTCCCCCACCAACCACAAGAACATGTAGATCGCAATGACCGTGAACGTGAACATCTGGAAGCCTGTGTCGGCGAATCGGTACACGGTGAGCCAACTCCACAGGAAGACGACTTCGATGTCAAACAGGATGAAGAGCATCGCGACGAGATAGAACTTGACTGGGAACCGTTCCCGCGCGTCGCCCTGAGGTGCCACGCCGCACTCATAAGGAGACTGCTTGTAAGGAGTCACCTTTTTCGGGCCCAAGACCCAAGAGAGGGTGACCATCGCGGCACAAAGGAATGATGCGAGCGCGATGAGAATCAGAACCGGAGTGAAGTCGCCGTTCATGCTCACGTGAGAATGTACCCGTTGAGAGCCCGCGAGTAGAATCAACCCCGATGAACCTTGAGAAAGCGATCGAAGCGGTCATGGAGGGTGCGGTGCTGTCAGAAGTGGAGGCGTCCGACATCATGAGCGCGATGATCGTCCCCGAGGCTTCTGTCGCCCAGGTCGCGGCGCTCCTGATCGCTATGCGGATGCGCGGCGTCCAATCGGTCGAGCTCACCGGCTTCGTGAAAGAACTGCGCACCCAAGCCGTCAAGGTGCAGACCTCTTCGGACCGTCTTGTGGACACCTGTGGCACAGGCGGCGGCTACCCCAGTTTCAACCTCAGCACCGGTGCAGCAATCGTCGCCGCGGCCGCCGGAGCCCGGGTCGCCAAGCACGGCAATCGCGCGGTGACGAGCAAGTGCGGGAGCGCAGACGTCCTCAAATCGCTCGGGGTCAAGATGGCCGATTCGGCTGCAACAGCTGCGGACGAACTGAAGCGGCTGGGAATCACATTTTTGTTTGCCCCTGCGTTCCACCCTGGGCTGAAGAACGTCGGGGCCCTCCGCCGAGAACTCAAGGTCCGAACGGTGTTCAACATCCTTGGGCCGCTTCTCAACCCCGCGGGTGCCAAGCGCCAAGTCATCGGGGTCTATCGCCCTGAGTTTGTCCGACCTATGGCCGAGACCTTGTTGCAGCTTGGATGCGAACGGGCCATGGTCGTACACGGGGCGGGCATGGATGAAATCTCGGTCACCGAGCCCTCCACCGCGATCAAGGTGGAGCACGGAAGGCTCACAGAATGGACACTTTATCCATCCACCTTCGGGCTTGGCGACGGGATCGACATTTCGCCCGGGGACACGCTCGAGGAAAGCGCTGAGATTTTGCTCCAGGCCCTCAGTCCTGGCAACACAAGCCGCAACGAGGCGCTCATCCCGGGTTCCGCTGCTGCGCTGTGGGCGGCAGGGGTCATCGAGGACCTCCCAGCGGGAGCTGAGCTGGCCCGAAACACCATCGAGTCGGGAGCCGCTCGGGCCAAGCTGGAAGCATGGCGGAGCTGACGGCGGCCCATGGGTCATAATCGGGCAGCTTGAACACCCTCATGCAGACTTTGCCCCTCATCCCATACGCCCGACCTGTGCAGGACGGTCACTGAGCGAATG
This genomic interval carries:
- a CDS encoding UDP-glucose/GDP-mannose dehydrogenase family protein; this encodes MQVAIVGTGYVGLPTGVVLAHIGHIVLCVDRDPAKVERIRGGSSPIHEPGTEDLLREGLANGRFTATTDLTAAVRAAEVVILAVGTPEGADGYPDMTEFENAALEVARAIDKPTLVVTKSTVPIGTGDRLQQLMLEAGVPEGQVFILSNPEFLQEGTAIKNSLQPDRVLIGGNNATAAQKLADMYAPLGAPVLITDRNSAELIKYASNCFLATKISFINAVSRLCEMTGADVGEVAKGIGMDQRINPHFLGAGLGWGGSCFPKDVSGLIKISERMGYDFGLLREVVKINDEQALSFLNRVEKRLGSLEGKTIAILGLAFKPNTDDIRDSRSLVLIEEILKRGGAVQVYDPIAMTHVQRIFPDIRYTRDAYDAVDGADALILATEWNDFRSLDLAAIAKRMKQPILFDGRRAVIRAAAEASGLEYHTIGKRTMA
- a CDS encoding glucose-1-phosphate thymidylyltransferase; this encodes MKALILAGGKGTRLRPLTFSMAKQLVPVANKPVLEYGIEAIAAAGVKDFGIIVADAASEIMQVCGDGSRWGIRITYIPQPDPLGLAHAVATARPYLGDDDFIMYLGDNLMKSSVDSLVTEFTSRRPAATILLTEVPNPEQFGVAEMREGRVVRLEEKPKEPRSNLALVGVYLFDRRIHDAIARLSPSGRGEYEITEAIQGLIDEGLEVRSHIVEGWWKDTGTVEAMLEANRLILEDQVHENLGDCDARSRIEGRVRIGAGARLVNSTVRGPAIIGPGCFIEDSFIGPFTSIDARVQVRRSEIENSIVLSDAVIEDLPYRLESSLVGREVRASRVDSRPRAIQLVLGDRSEVHLP
- the rfbB gene encoding dTDP-glucose 4,6-dehydratase, with product MNLLVTGAAGFIGSHFVRLVLEDRPEVLVVVVDALTYSGNRSTMADFADRVTFHQARIQDAAAMNRIVESEGVTHIVNFAAESHNDRSMECAAEFLDTNVGGTYTLLEATRKFELAKMVHVSTDEVYGSIATGEFTESSPLEPNTLYSASKAGGDLQCRAHHRAYGTPVSITRGGNTYGPFQYPEKLIPFFVTRLIDGKKVPVYGDGSQVREWIYVRDHCAGILKVLDAGLPGEAYNVGDTNERRNMDIVRILLEETGQQDSLVKHIPDPRQGAHDARYSMRCDKLNALGWKPEHPFDETLRMTVRWYREHQPWWREVTSKPEQVEFVRRYYGPGLGEDL
- a CDS encoding dTDP-4-dehydrorhamnose 3,5-epimerase family protein yields the protein MSIRGVHLKPLSRYSDSRGWLTELYRDDELPEGFRPAMSYLSVTLPGVARGPHEHVHQTDLFVFLDGEYELHVWENREGEMPAHEIHAVGATNPMAAWVPPGVVHAYRNVGDAPAFVLNFPDQLYAGEGRREPVDEIRHEDDEDSRFQF
- a CDS encoding exosortase/archaeosortase family protein, with the protein product MSTANPETLDGQPGLLGIDWIKVRNSPAFVPGLIVLASIIFGFFALLQKLPDMWFDDEGYYSHGVLVPFIAGYIVYKWWPKLSTIPVRPFYPAIAIVLGALFVYQRAYVAGIDQFMSAAFVLALLGGAWFTLGFKWTLYLAVPILYLAFMLPVWTGAIDSYTNPLQLLSTKIAYGMLDIGGFRPFQDSPTIIYLNRFTLDVGVPCSGFKLVLAVSCFMIFFVCIARLNIWANMIMFVSVLPLCLFINGLRIALIGVVGDEFGQDAGHKFHDYSGYLTLLICFFVLFKLARILGWKD
- a CDS encoding exosortase-associated EpsI family protein, which encodes MFLACVMASAGAWVMFSSKVDTLKRTEDELLAMAPMKVAGMDYLPAAEDGRFSYKMDEMTYRVLAPFGIVARQYTDGVKGFDAVLIASRSKASFHDPRVCFSAQGFTLEKMIPSTVVTKSRGTVPITLITMTSDKMRNQLAAFFYRGPGGKFYGSTQKLKLALLWEQFSFGKDIDGVFYRVFPTNETTTEEELKKFIGDWLDAANESSKGYF
- a CDS encoding NADH-quinone oxidoreductase subunit C, with protein sequence MVTDRAEVSKLKEQFGDAIRFATLKRDDLFIGVAVGDLHKVVTFLKQAMNFDYYSECVGVDYSTWTHARDWPAGEAKRFEVVHNFMSTKTFSRLFLKVTVEDGQPVPTVKDIFLGAEYPEREIQDLYGVEFEGNGPIKGERFLLPNDWVGYPLRKEVPLGGEDVVFDQHTLGPAVEDISMPHAGESFAGKTGSEGVSGR
- a CDS encoding NADH-quinone oxidoreductase subunit A gives rise to the protein MNGDFTPVLILIALASFLCAAMVTLSWVLGPKKVTPYKQSPYECGVAPQGDARERFPVKFYLVAMLFILFDIEVVFLWSWLTVYRFADTGFQMFTFTVIAIYMFLWLVGDFYVLRKNAIDWDESTSLDPIKLGEVKAEMHDSTDTLGEPISSRVIPAAGGAQ
- the trpD gene encoding anthranilate phosphoribosyltransferase; protein product: MNLEKAIEAVMEGAVLSEVEASDIMSAMIVPEASVAQVAALLIAMRMRGVQSVELTGFVKELRTQAVKVQTSSDRLVDTCGTGGGYPSFNLSTGAAIVAAAAGARVAKHGNRAVTSKCGSADVLKSLGVKMADSAATAADELKRLGITFLFAPAFHPGLKNVGALRRELKVRTVFNILGPLLNPAGAKRQVIGVYRPEFVRPMAETLLQLGCERAMVVHGAGMDEISVTEPSTAIKVEHGRLTEWTLYPSTFGLGDGIDISPGDTLEESAEILLQALSPGNTSRNEALIPGSAAALWAAGVIEDLPAGAELARNTIESGAARAKLEAWRS